CGCGTTTTTGGGCGTCGACGTTCGCTTCCATGAGTGATGGTGTCAATTTTGCGGATGTGGCCATACAATGCGCTATAAACCCGCATTATCAAAAGGCCCCGCGGTATGCCTGTAGGATCTGGGGTTCACCGCATCATTTGCCGTATCTTCTATTAAGGCATCCCAACAGGGAGATGTGGCAATTGGCCTGCCAGCACACCCTTTTTCAAGTTAGGCATGTTTTATTCAACCAGTTGTTGTTTGGCCAAATCGCAAGAAAAGGGGTGTTAATCCGAGAAGGAACATAGGATTTTGCTGTCAACATTGAAGCGTTTTACCCGCAGATTATTTATAAACGATTCCCGTGGAATGCATCCATAATTATTTTTCAGCCATATTAAAAGGGGAAATAAATGGGATCTGGAATTATTGCTAATTTAAAAATTCTTGCCCCGGTGGCTTTTTATCTCCTGGGCGTGGCCCTGGCCCTGGCCGCCTTTGTCGGCAAGGTCCGTTGGGCACTGCTCCTCGTGGCCTTCCTTTTGCCTCTGCGCAACGTCGTTGAGAAACTGCAGGGCCTGCCCCTGGGCAACCAATTCCTGGACGTTTTGTTCATGGCGATGATCGTAGGCTGGTTTGTTTCCGCATTCACGGGAGGGCAAAAGAAGCTTTTTGACGAATCGTCGCTCAACTGGATTTCCATTGTCCTGATCGTTTACACGTTCATTTCCCTGCAATCCGGGAATGCCTACCTTAAGTCCGTGAGTTTTTTCGACATCAGCGACCCCCGTGTCCAGGACTGGAAGAATTTTGTCCTTTTGCCGATCCTGTTTTTTATCACCTTCAACAACGTGACGGACGCTAAATGGGTGTGGAGGGTTTTTCTTGTGATGTGCTTGGGGATGTTTATCTCGGGGTATTACACGAGCACGCAAATCAGTTGGTTTTCGAACCTGCTTTCGCGGGCGAAAATCAGCGGGACATTCCAGTTCCTGGGGCCCAATGAGGTGGGGGCGTTTTTCAATCAATACACCATGATCTTGATCACCATGTTCTTTTTCATGAAAAAAAAGATCCACAAGGTCCTGACGGCCCTGTTGATCCTTCTGAACATTTATTGTATCCTTTTTCTTTATTCCCGCGCGGCGTATGCCGCCCTGGCGGCGGGGCTGTTCATTTTGGCTTCTATGAAAAAGCGTGTTTTGTTGATCCCCCTGATCCTGGTCGCGGTTTTCTGGCAGGTAGCCCTTCCTGAAAAAGCGGTAGAGCGGATCCAGGGGACCACGAATGAATTCGGCGAACTGGAAGAGTCTGCCGAGAGGCGGGTGGAAATATGGAAAGTGGGGCTTGAGTATTTTGAGGAAAATCCGGTTTTCGGCATAGGGCTCGGGGTCTTCAGCCGGCTGGGTTACAACTTGGGAGACACGCACAACATTTATGTGAAGCTTTTGGTGGAGCAGGGCCTGACCGGGCTTGGGATATTTTTTATTTTGGTCTGGTGTTTCATTCTTGAAGGATGGCGCTTGTATCGTAAAGGGCAGGATGACTATGAGAGAGGGCTTGGCCTCGGGTTTGCCATCAGCATTGTCGTCCTGATGATCAATAATTTTTTCGGCAACCGTTGGACTTATTTGGAGCTCAGCGGGTATTTATGGATTTTTGCCGGGCTCGTCTGCCGCCTGCGGGCCCTCGCCGAGACTTCTTCCCATGCTGCGTCTTCCCCCAAAAAAGTCAAAGTGAACATGCGTCAGGCCGGCCGGCGTCCGTAAAGTGTTTGCGCGGGAATCCGGCCGGGGGATTTCCCCTTAAACCCGTGATGAGAAAATTTTATGAGCGGCAGTGCGAGGAAAATCAATCTCCTTCTTCTGACGGATTGCCTGGCGGACCTGGCCGGAGGCGCGGAAAAGCAGATTTTTGAGCTGGCGAAGGGAATGGACAAATCCAGGTATGATGTGACTATCGCCAGCCTGGATTGTTACGGCCGGGCTCCCCGGAGCGTGATCGAGCCGGTCTGCCGGCTGGAGATTTTCCGCGTTGTGCGTATTTACGGCCTGTCCGGGTTTTTGCAGGGACTCCGGTTTTTCCGTTATTTGAAAGATTCCCGCGTGGACATTGTCCAGACGTATCATTTCAGCTCCGACATCTGGGGCGCGTTTTTGGCCTGGTTGGCGGGTGTCCCGGTGATTCTCTCTAACCGTCGGGACATGGGGTTTTGGCGGAAGTCCTGGCATGTCTGGGCGTACCGCTTGATCAACCGGTGGGTCTTGCGTATTGTTGTCAATGCGAGGCCGATAAAGGCTATGGTCCTGGAATCCGAAAGGATGGGGGACGACAGGGTGGTGGTCATTTCCAATGGAGTGGAGCTTTCCGCGAAATCGTCCCCGTTGGGCCGTTCTGATCTGGGATTGAATGCCGGCGATATGGTGGTTGCGCACGTGGCGAACCTCCGGCCTGTGAAAGGGCATATGCATTTGATTCGGGCGTTCAAGGACGTGGTTGCCCGCTGTCCCTCGGCCAAACTGGTGCTGATCGGCCAGGACGAGCTCGGAGGCTCACTGCAAAAGCTGGCAAGCGATCTGGGGATTTCCGAACGTGTTTTGTTTCTGGGTAAAAGGATGGATGTGTCCAGGATTTTGCCCCTGGCGGATGTTTGTGTCCTGCCGTCTTTGAGCGAGGGGATGTCCAATTCGATCCTGGAATACATGGCGGCCGGAAAGCCCGTGGTGGCAACGCGTGTCGGCGGAAATCCGGAACTGATCGAGGACGGGGTCAACGGGATCCTGGTCGAGAAAGAAAACGTTCCTCAATTGGCCGATGCTCTTTTCCGCCTTTTGCAGGACCCCTCTCTGCGCCGGGAGATGGGCAACAGCGGGTTTCAACGGATCACCGAGGAATTCACCATGGGGGCGATGGTCCGGAAATACGAGCAGTTGTTTGAGACTTTATTGGCCGCACAAAGACCTGGGATTTCGCGATGAAAGTCCTTCATTTGGTCAGCAGCGGCGGTCTGTTCGGGGCCGAGAGGGTCATCCTGACCCTGGCCGGTTCCCGGTGCGGCTTTGAGTCTGTGGTGGGGGCGCTCCATAACCGGCACAATCCGCACCTGGAGATCATCGGCGAAGCCGACCGCCTGGGATTGCCGAAAGCCGTCTTCGATTCGGGCGGACGGTTCGATGGGGGCGCCGTGTCCCGCGTCAGGCATTTTTTGAGGGATAACGGGATCGACGTGATCCATACGCATAATTATAAATCCGATATCATCGGGTTTTTCGCCGCGAAAGGAGCGGGGAAAAAGTGGGTTGCCACCAACCACGTGTGGCACAGCACCGACCAGAAGCTCCGGTTGTACGAACGGATGGACGCGTTCGCGCTCAAGTTTGCCGATAAAGTCGTGGCGGTCTCGGACGAGATCAAGCGCGATCTTTTGTCGAAAGGGTTTACGGACAACGGCGTGTGGGTGATTCATAACGGGATTGATGTCTCGGAATTCCAGCAGTCATTCCCTGTCGAACGGCTGCGCGGCGAATGGGGATGGACGATGGAAAATATCGTGTTTTCGATCATCGGCCGCCTGGCCCCGGAGAAGGGGCATGAGATTTTTCTGAAGGCGGCGGTTGAAGTCCTCCGGGACTTCAAGGGCGCCCGATTCCTGATTGTCGGTGATGGGCCTCTGCGGGAGACGCTGGAGGCCAGGGTGCAAGATCTTGGGTTGTCTGGCGCGGTTGCTTTCACCGGCATTCGCAAGGACATGCCGGCGGTTTATGCCCTGTCCGACGTCCTGGTCAATTCGTCCTCGATCGAAGGGCTGCCCATGACGATCCTCGAGGCCATGGCGTCAAAGCTGGCGATCATCGCAACGAAGGTGGGGGCGGTCCCGCAGGTGATCCGCGACCAGGCCAACGGGCTTTTGATCG
The sequence above is a segment of the Candidatus Omnitrophota bacterium genome. Coding sequences within it:
- a CDS encoding O-antigen ligase family protein; the encoded protein is MGSGIIANLKILAPVAFYLLGVALALAAFVGKVRWALLLVAFLLPLRNVVEKLQGLPLGNQFLDVLFMAMIVGWFVSAFTGGQKKLFDESSLNWISIVLIVYTFISLQSGNAYLKSVSFFDISDPRVQDWKNFVLLPILFFITFNNVTDAKWVWRVFLVMCLGMFISGYYTSTQISWFSNLLSRAKISGTFQFLGPNEVGAFFNQYTMILITMFFFMKKKIHKVLTALLILLNIYCILFLYSRAAYAALAAGLFILASMKKRVLLIPLILVAVFWQVALPEKAVERIQGTTNEFGELEESAERRVEIWKVGLEYFEENPVFGIGLGVFSRLGYNLGDTHNIYVKLLVEQGLTGLGIFFILVWCFILEGWRLYRKGQDDYERGLGLGFAISIVVLMINNFFGNRWTYLELSGYLWIFAGLVCRLRALAETSSHAASSPKKVKVNMRQAGRRP
- a CDS encoding glycosyltransferase, translating into MSGSARKINLLLLTDCLADLAGGAEKQIFELAKGMDKSRYDVTIASLDCYGRAPRSVIEPVCRLEIFRVVRIYGLSGFLQGLRFFRYLKDSRVDIVQTYHFSSDIWGAFLAWLAGVPVILSNRRDMGFWRKSWHVWAYRLINRWVLRIVVNARPIKAMVLESERMGDDRVVVISNGVELSAKSSPLGRSDLGLNAGDMVVAHVANLRPVKGHMHLIRAFKDVVARCPSAKLVLIGQDELGGSLQKLASDLGISERVLFLGKRMDVSRILPLADVCVLPSLSEGMSNSILEYMAAGKPVVATRVGGNPELIEDGVNGILVEKENVPQLADALFRLLQDPSLRREMGNSGFQRITEEFTMGAMVRKYEQLFETLLAAQRPGISR
- a CDS encoding glycosyltransferase family 4 protein codes for the protein MKVLHLVSSGGLFGAERVILTLAGSRCGFESVVGALHNRHNPHLEIIGEADRLGLPKAVFDSGGRFDGGAVSRVRHFLRDNGIDVIHTHNYKSDIIGFFAAKGAGKKWVATNHVWHSTDQKLRLYERMDAFALKFADKVVAVSDEIKRDLLSKGFTDNGVWVIHNGIDVSEFQQSFPVERLRGEWGWTMENIVFSIIGRLAPEKGHEIFLKAAVEVLRDFKGARFLIVGDGPLRETLEARVQDLGLSGAVAFTGIRKDMPAVYALSDVLVNSSSIEGLPMTILEAMASKLAIIATKVGAVPQVIRDQANGLLIEPGDPAVLAGAMRELAGQGETRRRLAQHAFEDVCARFSARHMAEQYQRVYQEVLG